DNA from Lycium ferocissimum isolate CSIRO_LF1 unplaced genomic scaffold, AGI_CSIRO_Lferr_CH_V1 ctg20252, whole genome shotgun sequence:
GGctatttatcaatttttctcgcATTTCATAGTCAACAAGGCAGCTTTAGTCTGGCATAAAGGGTCAGACTAAAGACTTGATCAATGAGAGGCTAGTTTTTATCCGCGAAGATGAAGTTTCCATTTGTTACAACATGCGATGTAACCATCAAATACTAATGGTCACAACAAATGCAAAGCATATCCACTCATCCAAGTGATATGGCCTACCTACGGTAGCAAGAAAAATGACAACAAAAGGAGAGCTAAACAATTATTCCAATTATCAAAATTTTCTCCCAAATCATAGTGTATAGTGCCTCCACTCTAGCTCTTATTGTCTTTTGGAATGTCAAGACCTTCAAAAGCTGGACTATCAACTCCAACCCCCATTGCGTTGAGACCGTTGTCGACATATATGGTTGCACCAGTGATCGCTGAAGCTAAAGGAGACACCAGAAAAGCAGCAGCATTTCCTACCTCCTCTGTTACCATCCAATTTCAGTTTTCAGTACTCACACAAACAGCAATGCCAAGAAACAATAAGACAGactcatccatattaacatccTGTTTCAACTCCTCCTAAACCCCATACATATTTCATCAATATGAATAAAAAGCATTTCAATACCaacaacaccccccccccccccgaaaaaaaaaaaacaaaccaccacacacacataagCTTTGATCTAGTGATTGGGCGTTAGGTGCACATCACGAGTTCAAAACCAGTAGCATACAAAAGCCTGGTACTTAAGTGGAAAAGGATAGAGGGACGAGCCCATTATCCACTGAGTTTCGAACCATGCCAGCGGGCGTTCGAGAAAAAATTATTCACCCCCGTGGAGGCATGATGGAATAGTTCTCGAGGTTCTTAATGGAAAAGAAATACTACAAAGACATGAGATAGTTTTGAGGATTCTTCCTGGGTAAATTATAAGAATTACATAAAGAATAGAATATGAATCACCTGCATACAACTCCTTTTGCAATGGAGCATTCTCTAATGAGTAatttatcatcatatcaatgAATCCGATAGCTTTTGCGGCACGACTTCCCAGTGGACCTGGAAAGGAAATTTTGATTATGAGAACAtttaacagaaaaaaaaaaaaaaaaagtttgacgtGACTGCAATATGTAATCGACCAATTCAATATTTAACACAATTATAAGCTGTAaactaatctttttttttttttttttccctttatattTTCTGTTCAACATTTATGCTGTTTCAGCAAATTCTTGTTGTCAAAGTACATTCATGTTTATATTTTCTTGATAAGTAAGCAAAAATTTTGAAGTACAGGTTCATGTTTATTGTCTATCAGAAATGACACTGGCTATGTAACAACACAATGCGTTGTGAAAGCAGGCTAAGTTTTACGTTAAAGGAACTAAAACTTAAGCTATGCTGACACAAGTTCTAATATTACAATATGAACACCTGACGCGTCAATTTGTTATAAAGTTTTACCTTAAACCTTGCCTTCATATTTGTTTTGCAGTGAAATTCCAGATTTCCCTTTTGGGTCAGTATGGCTATAAGCACAAATACATGTAAATACTATGGTTATGGCATACCTGCAGATATTGTGTTGACTCTGACTTTTTGTTTCCTTCCAGCTTCAAAGGCCAGGACCTTCAGCAATGGAACACCATTCTTGAGCAATGCTCGCATTTGAAgctaaagtgaataaagttcAAATTATTAGAAGCAGACAACTTACTTTTGTGTCACTCTCCAAAGCAGCTTTTGCCGAACTCATACCACCTCCATATCTATAAATTCCGTGAGGACATGTCATTTACCATCAGAAATTAAGGAAGATTGAGTTTCGGTGAAGAGAAATCATACCCAGGAATAATCCTTTCAGAAGCAATGTATGTCAGAGAGATCGAGGCACCACCTACAAGGTAAGAAAATATCTCAGAAAGGGTTCATTTGATAGAATTAactgaaaacaagaaaaaggtaagcaGTGCTTTACCTGGATTTATTATTGGAAGAAAATGCCTCAATAGTGAAACAAATGAATAACTTGAGGCAGAAACTGCTGCAAGGTACCCTTTTCTTGATGTCTCTAGCAGAGGTTTGCTAACCTATATTAACGCTTTAACCATTTCAGATAACATAAGGTTCCAATAATAAAGTTTAGCAGATAATGGCAAAGAGTATACCTCTGGACCATTTGCAAGTGAATGAACAAGGATATCAATAGTACCAAAATCTTGTTTTACGCATTCAGCAGCTTCCTACAATATCACCAAATTCCAAAGTTACTTGACCAAGTTATCATCCTACTTTGATATAATTCAGTAGCATATAAATAGCACGTGCTAGAGGAGGAACAGAATGATTCAATTAGATAGGTTGGTCATAACAAGAATCAGTAATAAAAGACATTgtactttttttataaaaaaataaaagacatAGCACATATTAAAAGTATATTTAGTTACTGAACTTCTTGAATATATACTGTTGGATTAATACAAACCTATCATTGTTTTTTAGAAAGGTAATAGTATTAAtacaaatttacctttttggaACCATGTCAGATCTCATACAAGCATCAAACCTAGAGTATGTGGAGTTCAATTTTAAACCATGTACAAAGTCATAGTTGAGAGTGCTGAGACGcacttgatttatgttagattCTCTTAATTGATAATGACTTCAGTTAAAGAAAGTTTTCTTCAGGATGAGCCCCAATGCATGTGAATATAGGTAGTGGGGTCTTGTCCCGCTGACAAATTGGACAAATAACTTGAAAATGGCAAACTTTGGTACCTTGACTGTCCAATTTGAGGATCCTGCATAGCGTTTGTTTGCTTTCACCTGCAAGACACCAACTTCATCTAGATAACCAGACTTGCTTAAATATTTAACTGGTTGAGAAGGGTACAGAGAAAAGATAATCTTACATCCTCAGGAACATCTTCAGGACTGTCATACACTGCATCCAGTGGGTAAACTTTAGCAATTTCCATCAATGAACCATCTGGCAACCTATAACAAAACATTGGAGCATACATCAGTTGATGAAAGGAATGAGGAGCACACTAGAATAGCTCCATCCTTACACTCGCGATTCGTCAAATTTTCCCCGTCGTAGACTTGTCTCGAAGATGTTCAGTGCCTAAAATacaaatttattttgattatatcCTGGACATGCTATGGCTAACTGTGTATATATGCAATAAGTCATAAATTTACTTACAGGCACCCATGTACCAACAAGAATTTCAGCACCTGCAGCTGCAAGAGTCTTTGCTATTGCCCAACCATACCCATTATCATCTGCTATACCAGCAATAAACGCCCTCTTACCTGTGATTATGGGAAAACACAATGAACTGTCTGACAGTTAGATTGCGAGTCCAGTACAAAGTCTAAAACTCAAAGAACAATTGTAATGGACTTTTGCTCGACCTCTTAAGTCGATAGGCAACCCTGAAGCAGGGGCATTATCACTTGCTCCGGACATTGCTTTTGGAACCATCCTCTCATATTTTGCGGAAACTAACTTATAGCTCTGATTCAGCTTTGTTAGTGAGACATAAGATGAACTTTTAAGCTCAGTACAGGATCTGCTTTTACTTTCaaaaccaaaattcacattGCTCAACTTTGACAAACGTCGAGAAGCAGAAGTGCATTGTTTGACTGCTGTAATTTGCAGGCCAGGAGTTGCATTTGCAGCCATTTCGAGAAATTCACTTGAGAATAATGAAGAGTCTGACAGACATTGTGCCAATAATTCATTAGTAAAATTAAACAGCTGTGTATCAATAAAAATGGTTCAATCAATCAACCACTCCTCAATTATAAAGTAGTTGGAGTTGGAAATCATATTAGTTAGAAGACTATTATGCTGGTCGTCAACTGGCTGCAACCCTGCTCCTTTATCCAGGCTTGGAACCGGTTCTGGTTGGCGATGCCCCAATAGGCGGAGTTTATTAACTAAATGGTTTCACGAAAATACGGATACAG
Protein-coding regions in this window:
- the LOC132043037 gene encoding enoyl-[acyl-carrier-protein] reductase [NADH] 1, chloroplastic-like isoform X2, with the protein product MAANATPGLQITAVKQCTSASRRLSKLSNVNFGFESKSRSCTELKSSSYVSLTKLNQSYKLVSAKYERMVPKAMSGASDNAPASGLPIDLRGKRAFIAGIADDNGYGWAIAKTLAAAGAEILVGTWVPALNIFETSLRRGKFDESRVLPDGSLMEIAKVYPLDAVYDSPEDVPEDVKANKRYAGSSNWTVKEAAECVKQDFGTIDILVHSLANGPEVSKPLLETSRKGYLAAVSASSYSFVSLLRHFLPIINPGGASISLTYIASERIIPGYGGGMSSAKAALESDTKVLAFEAGRKQKVRVNTISAGPLGSRAAKAIGFIDMMINYSLENAPLQKELYAEEVGNAAAFLVSPLASAITGATIYVDNGLNAMGVGVDSPAFEGLDIPKDNKS
- the LOC132043037 gene encoding enoyl-[acyl-carrier-protein] reductase [NADH] 1, chloroplastic-like isoform X1, translating into MCAFFYITHSSLFSSEFLEMAANATPGLQITAVKQCTSASRRLSKLSNVNFGFESKSRSCTELKSSSYVSLTKLNQSYKLVSAKYERMVPKAMSGASDNAPASGLPIDLRGKRAFIAGIADDNGYGWAIAKTLAAAGAEILVGTWVPALNIFETSLRRGKFDESRVLPDGSLMEIAKVYPLDAVYDSPEDVPEDVKANKRYAGSSNWTVKEAAECVKQDFGTIDILVHSLANGPEVSKPLLETSRKGYLAAVSASSYSFVSLLRHFLPIINPGGASISLTYIASERIIPGYGGGMSSAKAALESDTKVLAFEAGRKQKVRVNTISAGPLGSRAAKAIGFIDMMINYSLENAPLQKELYAEEVGNAAAFLVSPLASAITGATIYVDNGLNAMGVGVDSPAFEGLDIPKDNKS
- the LOC132043037 gene encoding enoyl-[acyl-carrier-protein] reductase [NADH], chloroplastic-like isoform X3, whose protein sequence is MCAFFYITHSSLFSSEFLEMAANATPGLQITAVKQCTSASRRLSKLSNVNFGFESKSRSCTELKSSSYVSLTKLNQSYKLVSAKYERMVPKAMSGASDNAPASGLPIDLRGKRAFIAGIADDNGYGWAIAKTLAAAGAEILVGTWVPALNIFETSLRRGKFDESRVLPDGSLMEIAKVYPLDAVYDSPEDVPEDVKANKRYAGSSNWTVKEAAECVKQDFGTIDILVHSLANGPEVSKPLLETSRKGYLAAVSASSYSFVSLLRHFLPIINPGGASISLTYIASERIIPGYGGGMSSAKAALESDTKVLAFEAGRKQKVRVNTISAGPLGSRAAKAIGFIDMMINYSLENAPLQKELYAVLKTEIGW